Proteins found in one Bremerella volcania genomic segment:
- a CDS encoding tetratricopeptide repeat protein, with the protein MSDGGSFSVSEDADYEVSPALRTQLQRLFDHATQMMSKPKYDYDYAHSLLGDCCKKDPANLVYVEKMLENLDLKFKGKKKGSLFSGFGGKGGLKKALSAKKWQDVIKEGIDLLKSNPYDSVTLRAMVDACEAMRYNEVGLRYMKNAMDGSPGDMEVMRHCARYLGRVGQFDQAISLWHFIEEKNRGDKEANQMISQLTIDRERRAKGLATVTNRIDPADAAKVRRRQAGQAGERKSEVQERPATKIELNAKQKLKAKIEADPDQLENYLKLMDLWVDEGKFFEAEAVWKEAQAHFGDSIELTEKQEDLLILKARHRYKMAENQASAQSSPQLLDLVETAKTDLNRLELEIYTKRNERHPDDLLIKYELGLRLKRMGNYEQAEELFDEISLADEKLLAICYLGKGECLQARKKFVTAMETYEEALNYADTLSSERLKLLLYRAGVLAQGLKEWTSATSYLKRLEKMDPSYKDVKRRLDKLK; encoded by the coding sequence ATGTCTGACGGTGGAAGTTTCTCAGTATCTGAAGATGCCGACTACGAGGTCTCGCCTGCACTGCGCACTCAGTTGCAGCGGCTGTTTGACCACGCAACGCAAATGATGAGCAAGCCTAAGTACGACTATGACTACGCGCATAGTCTACTGGGGGATTGCTGCAAGAAAGACCCGGCGAACCTGGTTTACGTCGAGAAGATGCTCGAAAACCTGGACCTGAAGTTCAAAGGGAAGAAGAAAGGCTCACTGTTTTCTGGTTTCGGTGGCAAAGGGGGCCTGAAGAAGGCGTTATCGGCCAAGAAGTGGCAGGACGTCATCAAGGAAGGGATCGATCTGCTCAAGAGCAACCCTTACGACAGCGTGACGCTGCGGGCCATGGTCGATGCGTGCGAAGCGATGCGCTACAACGAGGTGGGCCTGCGTTACATGAAAAACGCGATGGACGGCTCGCCGGGCGACATGGAAGTGATGCGTCACTGTGCTCGCTACTTGGGGCGTGTGGGGCAGTTCGATCAGGCCATTTCCCTGTGGCACTTCATCGAAGAAAAGAACCGCGGAGACAAAGAAGCGAATCAGATGATTTCGCAGCTGACCATCGACCGCGAACGCCGAGCCAAGGGCCTGGCCACGGTGACCAACCGGATCGATCCGGCCGACGCGGCCAAAGTTCGCCGCCGACAAGCCGGCCAGGCAGGAGAAAGAAAGTCGGAAGTGCAGGAACGTCCGGCCACGAAGATCGAACTGAACGCAAAGCAAAAGCTGAAAGCCAAGATCGAGGCCGACCCAGATCAACTCGAGAACTACCTGAAGCTGATGGATTTATGGGTCGACGAAGGGAAGTTCTTCGAGGCCGAAGCGGTCTGGAAAGAGGCCCAGGCCCACTTTGGCGATTCGATCGAACTGACCGAAAAGCAGGAAGATCTGCTGATCCTTAAGGCCCGCCACCGGTACAAAATGGCCGAAAACCAGGCCTCTGCTCAATCGAGTCCCCAGCTTCTCGATCTGGTCGAAACGGCCAAGACGGACCTCAACCGACTGGAATTAGAGATTTACACCAAGCGGAACGAGCGTCATCCAGACGACTTGCTGATCAAGTACGAACTCGGTTTGCGGCTCAAACGGATGGGAAATTACGAGCAGGCCGAAGAGCTGTTTGACGAGATCTCGCTTGCCGATGAAAAACTTTTAGCAATTTGCTACTTAGGCAAGGGAGAGTGTCTGCAGGCTCGTAAAAAGTTCGTGACGGCCATGGAGACCTACGAAGAAGCCCTAAACTATGCTGACACCTTGAGTTCCGAACGATTGAAGCTTCTTCTGTACCGAGCCGGCGTGCTCGCTCAGGGGCTCAAGGAGTGGACTTCGGCAACGTCTTATCTGAAAAGACTCGAGAAAATGGATCCAAGCTACAAAGATGTAAAGCGACGGCTAGACAAACTCAAGTAA
- the rpsT gene encoding 30S ribosomal protein S20 produces the protein MPNTKSAKKRLRQNAVRRTHNRAVKSSIRSSIRKVREAVAANEFEKADELFRTTVKKLDKAGAKNVLHQKTTSRLKSRLNHHIKSAKDKASA, from the coding sequence ATGCCTAATACCAAGAGCGCCAAAAAACGTCTTCGCCAGAATGCTGTTCGCCGCACCCACAACCGCGCGGTCAAGTCCTCGATTCGTTCTTCGATCCGTAAGGTTCGAGAAGCCGTCGCGGCCAATGAATTCGAAAAGGCAGACGAACTGTTCCGCACGACGGTCAAGAAGCTGGACAAGGCTGGTGCCAAGAATGTTTTGCACCAAAAGACCACTTCGCGCCTGAAGTCGCGTCTGAACCATCACATCAAGTCCGCCAAAGACAAGGCTTCTGCCTAG
- a CDS encoding dihydroorotate dehydrogenase electron transfer subunit has translation MSQFHFQAISIVENVPLSARIYRVRFEAPEIAAKIRPGQFVMVRIADCFDPLLGRAFALYDVIAGDDGQPKYVDVVYQVHGKLTSRLKQLEPGQKLEVWGPLGNGFTIPETQHLILVAGGIGQTPFLAVAKQVLGQQSYGSQPFSTGKPKKVTLCYGARSVSDFAGLDDFKATGMDVKICTDDGSAGHHGLVTDLLAQAIAEGVGQAQVLCCGPEKMMEAVSKLTTEREIPCQVSLETPMACGIGICFTCVAPVRQEDGSWDYKRTCVEGPIFDACEIAWEHA, from the coding sequence ATGTCCCAGTTCCACTTCCAAGCGATTTCGATCGTCGAAAACGTTCCCCTCTCGGCGAGAATCTATCGAGTACGCTTCGAAGCCCCTGAGATCGCCGCGAAGATTCGGCCTGGCCAGTTCGTCATGGTTCGCATTGCCGACTGCTTCGATCCGCTGCTGGGACGCGCCTTCGCTCTGTATGACGTGATCGCCGGTGACGATGGACAGCCCAAGTACGTCGACGTCGTCTACCAGGTACACGGCAAGCTCACGTCGCGGCTCAAGCAGCTCGAACCGGGGCAGAAGCTGGAAGTCTGGGGCCCGCTGGGTAACGGCTTTACGATTCCCGAAACCCAGCACCTGATACTGGTTGCCGGTGGCATCGGCCAGACCCCGTTCCTGGCGGTCGCCAAGCAGGTCCTCGGCCAGCAGTCGTACGGCAGCCAGCCTTTCAGCACCGGCAAGCCTAAGAAGGTCACGCTGTGCTACGGGGCCCGCTCGGTCTCGGACTTCGCCGGCCTCGATGATTTCAAGGCCACGGGAATGGACGTTAAGATCTGCACCGACGACGGCAGTGCAGGGCACCACGGGCTGGTGACCGATCTGCTTGCGCAGGCAATCGCCGAAGGCGTCGGCCAGGCCCAAGTGCTGTGCTGTGGTCCTGAGAAGATGATGGAAGCGGTCAGCAAGCTAACGACCGAGCGAGAGATCCCTTGCCAGGTTTCCTTGGAAACGCCGATGGCATGTGGTATCGGGATCTGCTTTACCTGCGTTGCCCCGGTCCGCCAGGAAGATGGCAGCTGGGACTACAAACGAACATGCGTCGAAGGACCAATCTTCGACGCATGCGAAATTGCTTGGGAGCATGCCTGA
- a CDS encoding pseudouridine synthase → MPGSSSSLVRLHKVLAEAGIGSRRKCEEIIQEGRVEVDGEFVTELGTSVDPAKQEIMVDGQRIRVRRKQYFILNKPVGVVSTNFDQAGRTRVIDLVPQDERLFTIGRLDRQSEGLIIITNDGELANHLAHPRYGVPKTYHVEVAGSVSVEEIKMIQSGVYIAEGFVKAESCRLKQKRGKSSILEIVLREGKNREIRRLLAKVGHKVLRLKRISIGPLKLGDVPAGSFRELKPSEVKALREASEAGSAKGAPKRKPAGRRTTGTSPGKTTVKKGGTTFRGGKKKKTKQKTGQSPTVNESRRGQGRAVKQKQASKKKQMRRK, encoded by the coding sequence ATGCCTGGTTCATCGTCCTCACTCGTTCGTCTCCACAAAGTCCTCGCCGAAGCCGGAATCGGCTCGCGCCGCAAATGCGAAGAGATCATCCAGGAAGGACGGGTCGAAGTTGATGGAGAATTCGTGACCGAACTGGGCACCTCCGTCGATCCGGCCAAACAAGAGATCATGGTCGACGGCCAGCGAATTCGCGTCCGCCGCAAGCAGTACTTCATCCTGAACAAGCCGGTCGGCGTGGTCAGCACCAACTTCGATCAGGCCGGTCGAACCCGCGTGATCGACCTGGTCCCGCAAGACGAGCGGCTGTTCACCATCGGGCGTCTCGACCGCCAGAGCGAAGGGCTGATCATCATCACCAACGATGGCGAGTTGGCCAATCACCTGGCTCACCCTCGTTACGGCGTCCCCAAGACGTATCACGTGGAAGTCGCTGGATCGGTCTCGGTTGAAGAGATCAAGATGATCCAAAGCGGCGTCTACATCGCCGAAGGCTTCGTCAAAGCCGAAAGCTGCCGCTTGAAACAGAAACGGGGCAAAAGCTCGATCCTTGAGATCGTCCTCCGCGAGGGCAAGAATCGCGAAATTCGCCGACTGCTCGCCAAAGTCGGGCACAAGGTCCTGCGTCTGAAGCGCATTTCCATTGGTCCCCTTAAGCTCGGTGACGTTCCAGCCGGATCGTTCCGGGAATTGAAGCCCTCGGAAGTGAAAGCCCTGCGCGAGGCCTCGGAAGCAGGTTCCGCCAAGGGTGCTCCGAAACGCAAACCAGCCGGTCGCCGCACGACCGGCACCAGCCCAGGCAAGACGACGGTCAAAAAGGGTGGAACCACGTTCCGCGGTGGTAAGAAGAAAAAGACCAAGCAGAAGACCGGCCAGTCGCCGACGGTTAACGAGTCGCGCCGTGGTCAGGGGCGAGCCGTGAAACAAAAGCAGGCTTCCAAGAAGAAGCAGATGCGCCGTAAATAG
- a CDS encoding type I phosphomannose isomerase catalytic subunit, translating into MSLNYPLIFKPTFRDYIWGGRRLGTVLGKPIPEDGIFAESWEVVDHGEDQSVVANGPEAGKTLGELVQQFPQDLFGVKAPTETFPLLFKFLDANRDLSIQVHPNDAQGAQLDPPDLGKTEAWYILDAQPGAKVYVGLKEGVTREDLAQAVEQDTVIETMHVLQPQAGDCLFIPANTVHALGKGLLVAEIQQASNTTFRLYDWGRVGADGKPRALHIEQSLDTIDYDKGPVQPQTPQATSDPEIERLVTCDKFVLDRWEFDDRKSIGDEKRFHIVAVLEGKVRSSHAHLDQALGKGSTFLVPAACGPLSLRALEPTVLLDMYLP; encoded by the coding sequence GTGTCGCTGAACTATCCTTTGATCTTCAAGCCAACGTTTCGAGACTACATCTGGGGCGGCCGGCGGCTTGGCACGGTGCTGGGCAAGCCCATTCCGGAAGACGGGATCTTCGCCGAAAGCTGGGAAGTGGTCGATCATGGCGAAGACCAGAGCGTCGTGGCCAACGGCCCCGAAGCCGGTAAAACGCTGGGAGAGTTAGTCCAGCAGTTTCCGCAAGATCTCTTCGGCGTGAAAGCTCCGACCGAGACGTTTCCGCTGTTGTTCAAGTTTCTCGATGCCAACCGCGATCTCTCGATTCAGGTCCATCCCAACGACGCCCAGGGAGCCCAACTCGATCCGCCTGATTTGGGCAAGACCGAGGCCTGGTACATCCTCGATGCTCAGCCAGGGGCCAAGGTCTATGTCGGCTTGAAAGAGGGAGTCACCCGGGAAGACTTGGCCCAAGCGGTCGAACAAGACACGGTCATCGAAACCATGCATGTCCTCCAGCCCCAGGCCGGCGACTGCTTGTTCATCCCGGCCAACACGGTGCATGCGCTGGGTAAAGGCCTGTTGGTGGCTGAGATCCAACAGGCCAGTAACACCACGTTTCGCTTGTACGACTGGGGCCGCGTGGGGGCCGACGGCAAACCCCGCGCACTGCACATCGAGCAATCACTCGACACGATCGACTACGACAAAGGCCCCGTCCAGCCGCAAACGCCCCAGGCAACGTCAGATCCGGAAATTGAACGCCTGGTCACATGCGACAAATTCGTCCTCGATCGCTGGGAATTCGACGACCGCAAGTCGATTGGCGACGAGAAACGCTTCCACATCGTAGCCGTCCTCGAAGGGAAAGTACGTTCGTCGCACGCCCACTTGGACCAAGCCCTGGGCAAAGGATCAACATTCCTGGTCCCAGCCGCCTGCGGTCCGCTGTCGCTAAGAGCTCTGGAACCGACCGTCCTGCTCGACATGTACTTGCCGTGA
- the tatC gene encoding twin-arginine translocase subunit TatC, with protein sequence MNSKINDDFFEGSSMSFGDHLEELRKCLFRAVIWLAVGVSIGLYFGSDVVKFLEQPIQSALIRYYQAKSITQLEENLGIKLNSKQRTAVANHLKENDWIAVDMWIEPAEIERLSQAKNRPLTDASSEVEASPEPEREVPPAELPTDESLSDEDILKALQNAKVLPTEAPVRMRTWQRIQPSTEALRAEEVFMVWLKAGIVFGFIIASPGIFWHLWQFVAAGLYPHEKKYVWIFMPFSLSLFFGGAAIAYFLAFEPVLDFLFQFNLMTGIDPRPRINEWLGFVIMLPLGFGISFQLPLVMLLLNRIGLFSIEAYTANWRVAVIVIFVLSMLLTPSDPISMLLLAVPLTLLYGLGIGLCKWMPGIRKPFPAAKS encoded by the coding sequence ATGAACAGCAAGATCAACGATGATTTCTTCGAAGGCAGTTCGATGTCCTTCGGCGATCACCTGGAGGAACTACGTAAGTGTTTGTTCCGCGCTGTGATCTGGCTGGCCGTGGGGGTGTCAATTGGTCTGTATTTCGGCAGCGACGTCGTCAAGTTTCTCGAGCAGCCGATCCAAAGCGCCTTGATCAGGTACTATCAAGCGAAGTCGATCACGCAGTTGGAAGAAAACCTCGGGATCAAGCTCAACAGCAAGCAGCGAACCGCGGTCGCTAACCACTTGAAGGAAAACGACTGGATTGCCGTCGATATGTGGATCGAGCCGGCCGAAATCGAACGGTTATCCCAGGCCAAGAATCGTCCGCTGACTGACGCTAGTTCGGAGGTCGAGGCTTCGCCAGAGCCGGAGAGAGAAGTGCCCCCGGCAGAACTGCCTACCGACGAGTCCCTCTCGGACGAAGATATCTTGAAGGCACTGCAGAACGCCAAGGTGCTTCCGACCGAGGCCCCCGTTCGTATGCGAACCTGGCAGCGGATTCAACCTTCGACCGAGGCTCTGCGTGCCGAAGAAGTTTTCATGGTCTGGTTAAAAGCGGGCATCGTGTTCGGCTTCATCATTGCTAGCCCTGGTATCTTCTGGCACTTGTGGCAGTTCGTGGCCGCCGGTTTGTACCCGCACGAAAAGAAGTACGTCTGGATCTTCATGCCCTTCAGCCTGTCCCTCTTTTTCGGTGGCGCCGCGATCGCTTACTTCCTGGCATTCGAACCGGTGCTCGACTTCCTGTTCCAGTTCAATCTGATGACCGGTATCGATCCTCGCCCGCGTATTAACGAGTGGCTGGGCTTCGTGATCATGCTTCCCTTGGGCTTCGGGATCAGTTTTCAGTTGCCGCTGGTGATGCTGCTGCTCAACCGTATTGGTCTGTTCAGCATTGAGGCCTACACCGCCAACTGGCGAGTCGCCGTGATCGTGATCTTTGTTTTGTCGATGCTGCTGACGCCCTCCGATCCGATCAGCATGCTCCTGCTGGCGGTGCCGCTGACGCTGCTTTATGGTTTAGGGATTGGTTTGTGCAAATGGATGCCGGGCATTCGAAAGCCCTTCCCTGCCGCCAAGTCATAG
- a CDS encoding formylmethanofuran dehydrogenase subunit A, protein MGYLVLENGTVHDPANGVDGEVRTLWLKDGKIVSPPTEDHPPIDRRIDCRGYVIMPGGVDMHCHIAGPKVNIGRQMTPEYRRDEGIPRGEGRRSASGGLLPSCVGTGYMFAGLGYTTAMDAAIPGLHARHAHEDLLDTPLLDKGFYLLFGNNQFVMDRIREDRNDCLDAYLAWALASTHGYAVKVVNPGGVENWKQVSRKTVQQLDEPVPGFGVSPRAIVRNLAASVDRLKLPHAVHIHCNNLGVPGNSETTLRTMQALDGHRGHFAHTQFHSYAGDENDPSSFRSDAARLAEYVNANPNISIDVGHVNPGKTLGITGDAPFGYFLSKLTGNRWYAADSELEASCGVIPMEFQPKKALVHAVQWAAALEWYLLIDDPWRIAMSSDHPNGGAVFRYPEVIHLLMDSAFRREAIGKMHKLLGERTTLAQLDREYSLNDIAIITRAAPARLLGLKHKGHLGEGADADVTIYTPSTDRTKMFQRPRYVVQAGRVIVEDGEIGGEVFGKLFTVSPGMDEGQLPVIQKWFDDAHTIRFRNFAIEKEHLGTVETVASS, encoded by the coding sequence ATGGGATACCTCGTCCTTGAAAACGGAACCGTTCACGACCCGGCTAACGGCGTCGATGGCGAGGTGCGTACGCTGTGGCTGAAGGACGGCAAGATCGTCAGCCCGCCGACTGAAGACCACCCACCGATCGATCGCCGCATCGACTGCCGCGGCTACGTGATCATGCCAGGCGGGGTGGACATGCACTGCCACATCGCCGGCCCCAAGGTGAACATCGGGCGGCAGATGACGCCTGAGTACCGCCGCGACGAAGGAATCCCCCGCGGCGAAGGACGCCGTAGTGCCAGTGGCGGACTGCTCCCTAGCTGCGTTGGTACTGGTTACATGTTCGCCGGGCTCGGCTACACAACGGCCATGGATGCGGCCATCCCCGGTTTGCACGCGCGGCATGCTCACGAAGATTTGCTCGATACGCCGCTATTGGACAAAGGTTTCTACCTTTTGTTCGGTAACAACCAGTTCGTGATGGACCGCATTCGCGAAGACCGGAACGACTGTTTGGATGCCTACCTGGCCTGGGCACTCGCTTCAACGCATGGCTATGCCGTGAAGGTCGTGAACCCTGGCGGCGTCGAGAACTGGAAGCAGGTCAGTCGCAAGACGGTGCAGCAACTGGACGAGCCAGTCCCTGGCTTTGGTGTTTCGCCACGGGCGATCGTGCGAAACCTGGCGGCGTCGGTCGATCGCTTGAAGCTGCCGCATGCCGTACACATCCACTGCAACAACCTGGGCGTGCCAGGCAATAGTGAGACGACGCTTCGCACCATGCAAGCCCTCGACGGACATCGCGGTCACTTCGCTCACACGCAGTTTCATAGCTACGCCGGCGACGAGAACGACCCGTCCAGCTTCCGCTCTGACGCGGCTCGACTGGCCGAGTATGTGAACGCCAACCCGAACATTTCGATCGACGTCGGCCACGTGAACCCAGGCAAGACGCTCGGCATCACCGGCGACGCCCCGTTTGGTTACTTCCTGTCGAAGCTGACCGGCAATCGTTGGTACGCGGCCGATAGCGAGCTGGAAGCCAGCTGCGGCGTGATTCCGATGGAGTTCCAGCCGAAGAAAGCCCTGGTGCATGCCGTGCAGTGGGCAGCCGCGCTCGAGTGGTACTTGCTGATCGATGACCCGTGGCGGATCGCGATGAGCAGCGATCATCCCAACGGCGGTGCCGTTTTCCGCTATCCGGAAGTGATTCACCTGTTGATGGATTCGGCCTTCCGCCGCGAAGCGATCGGCAAAATGCACAAGCTGCTGGGTGAACGGACCACGCTGGCCCAGCTGGATCGTGAGTACTCACTGAACGACATCGCCATCATCACCCGGGCCGCGCCGGCCAGGCTGTTGGGACTGAAGCACAAGGGACACCTCGGCGAAGGTGCCGACGCCGACGTGACGATCTACACGCCCAGCACCGACCGCACCAAGATGTTCCAAAGGCCACGCTACGTCGTGCAGGCCGGCCGCGTGATTGTCGAAGATGGCGAGATCGGCGGCGAGGTGTTCGGCAAGCTATTCACCGTTTCGCCAGGCATGGACGAGGGACAGCTACCGGTGATTCAGAAGTGGTTTGATGACGCCCACACGATCCGCTTCCGGAATTTTGCGATCGAGAAAGAACACCTGGGCACGGTGGAGACCGTGGCGAGTTCTTAG
- a CDS encoding NADPH-dependent assimilatory sulfite reductase hemoprotein subunit: protein MASTDNKLSPVEGIKDESNYLRGTVAEELADGTDHFSKESIQLIKHFGMYQQDDRDARASNRAAGGGKDYIMMVRTRLPAGLLNSQQMLEELDLCDEIGNGTLRITSRQGTQFHGIQKSDVHQLMQRMKGVGLTSLGACGDVNRNVMCCPAPFKNNELHDQIQKTSFAIADHFAPRTGAYREIFLQDPETGEKTRVDENGNEIVEPIYGKHYLPRKFKMGICLPEDNCIDVYTQDLGMIAIHEGGKILGYNILVGGGMGRTPSADKTYPALGMKLTYVSPEDLIGVCEAIVKVQRDFGNREDRKVARLKYTVRNMGLPEFKKKVEEYFGRELPEPHEADVTDFDDHKGWSAQGDGKWFYGLNVENGRIADFEDCKLKTAIREVCTTLNPGIHFTGHQDIIFSDIVEEDKPKLEAILKKHNVVLTEEISNTLRWSMACVAWPTCGLSITESERALPGMVDDLEKEVAKLGLQDEKFTLRMTGCPNGCARPYNSDIGLVGRAKEKYTMFLGGRLLGNRLSYIYKDMVPADEVVPELVKVFTAFKEQRNDGESLGDFCDRLGQEKLLEATGG, encoded by the coding sequence ATGGCTTCCACTGATAACAAGCTGAGCCCGGTTGAGGGCATCAAAGACGAAAGCAACTACCTGCGCGGCACTGTCGCTGAAGAACTGGCCGACGGAACGGACCATTTCAGCAAGGAAAGCATCCAGCTGATCAAGCATTTCGGGATGTATCAACAGGATGACCGCGACGCTCGCGCCTCGAACCGAGCCGCCGGCGGTGGCAAAGATTACATTATGATGGTCCGCACGCGTTTGCCGGCCGGCCTCTTGAATAGCCAGCAAATGCTGGAAGAGTTGGATCTATGCGACGAAATCGGCAACGGTACGCTCCGCATCACTAGCCGCCAAGGCACGCAGTTCCACGGCATCCAAAAGAGCGATGTTCACCAACTCATGCAGCGTATGAAGGGGGTCGGCCTGACCTCGCTGGGCGCTTGCGGCGACGTCAACCGAAACGTCATGTGCTGCCCGGCTCCCTTCAAGAACAACGAACTGCACGACCAGATTCAAAAAACCTCGTTTGCGATTGCCGATCACTTCGCCCCCCGCACTGGTGCTTACCGCGAGATCTTCCTGCAAGATCCCGAAACGGGCGAGAAGACCCGCGTCGATGAAAACGGCAACGAAATCGTCGAACCGATCTACGGCAAGCATTATCTGCCGCGTAAATTCAAAATGGGCATCTGCCTGCCGGAAGACAACTGCATCGACGTCTACACCCAGGACTTGGGCATGATTGCCATCCACGAAGGAGGCAAGATCCTTGGCTATAACATCCTGGTCGGTGGCGGCATGGGGCGTACGCCCAGTGCCGACAAGACCTACCCGGCCTTGGGCATGAAGCTGACCTACGTTTCGCCGGAAGACCTGATCGGCGTCTGTGAAGCGATTGTGAAGGTCCAGCGCGACTTCGGCAACCGCGAAGACCGCAAGGTTGCCCGTCTGAAGTACACCGTCCGCAACATGGGCTTGCCGGAGTTCAAGAAGAAGGTCGAGGAATACTTCGGCCGCGAGCTTCCCGAACCGCACGAAGCCGACGTGACCGACTTCGACGACCACAAAGGCTGGTCCGCCCAGGGAGACGGCAAGTGGTTCTACGGCCTCAACGTCGAAAACGGCCGCATCGCCGACTTCGAAGATTGCAAGCTGAAGACCGCCATTCGTGAAGTCTGCACCACGCTCAACCCAGGCATCCACTTCACCGGCCACCAGGACATCATCTTCAGCGACATCGTCGAAGAAGATAAGCCAAAGCTGGAAGCGATCCTGAAGAAGCACAACGTTGTGCTGACCGAAGAAATCAGCAATACGCTGCGTTGGTCGATGGCCTGCGTTGCTTGGCCGACCTGCGGGCTTTCGATCACCGAAAGCGAACGGGCCTTGCCTGGCATGGTCGACGACCTGGAAAAGGAAGTCGCCAAGCTCGGCCTGCAGGACGAGAAGTTTACCCTGCGAATGACCGGCTGCCCCAACGGCTGTGCTCGCCCTTACAACAGCGACATCGGCCTGGTCGGACGTGCCAAGGAAAAGTACACGATGTTCCTCGGCGGCCGCCTCTTGGGCAACCGTTTGAGCTACATCTACAAGGACATGGTCCCCGCCGACGAAGTCGTTCCGGAACTGGTGAAGGTCTTCACCGCGTTCAAAGAGCAACGCAACGATGGGGAAAGCCTCGGCGACTTCTGCGATCGCCTCGGCCAGGAAAAGCTGCTGGAAGCCACCGGCGGCTAA
- the folD gene encoding bifunctional methylenetetrahydrofolate dehydrogenase/methenyltetrahydrofolate cyclohydrolase FolD, with protein MTATILDGKTVSAALQDDIAQRVEQFKAKTGVTPCLAAVLVGEDPASQVYVRNKERACAKVGMTSQLFRRAEDISQADLLALVQQLNQDDNVNGILVQLPLPKHLDASEVLDAIDPRKDVDCFHPSNVGLLSQGRPNFLPCTPHGVVQILKHFDLPTAGKNVVILGRSDIVGKPLALMLMQRTSQTCGSDYANATVTVAHSRTPNLKELTLQADILVAAIGVAKFVTADMVKPGAVVVDVGINRTDDGLCGDVDYDALLQVAGAVTPVPGGVGRLTVTMLMENTLQAAMIQAGG; from the coding sequence GTGACTGCGACGATTCTGGATGGAAAAACGGTCTCTGCCGCTTTGCAAGACGATATCGCCCAGCGAGTCGAACAATTCAAAGCGAAAACGGGCGTAACTCCTTGTCTGGCAGCGGTTTTGGTGGGTGAAGACCCGGCCAGCCAAGTGTACGTGCGGAACAAGGAGCGGGCCTGTGCCAAGGTCGGAATGACCAGTCAGTTGTTTCGCAGGGCCGAAGACATTTCGCAAGCGGATCTTCTGGCCCTGGTCCAGCAGCTTAACCAAGACGACAACGTCAACGGCATTTTGGTTCAGCTCCCTCTTCCCAAGCACTTGGATGCCTCGGAAGTGTTGGATGCGATCGATCCTCGTAAGGATGTCGATTGTTTTCACCCCAGCAATGTCGGTCTGCTTTCTCAAGGAAGACCGAACTTTTTGCCTTGCACACCCCATGGGGTCGTCCAGATTCTGAAACATTTCGATCTGCCGACCGCCGGGAAGAACGTGGTTATCCTTGGCCGCAGCGATATCGTCGGCAAGCCGTTAGCGCTGATGCTCATGCAGCGAACCAGCCAGACGTGCGGTTCCGACTACGCCAATGCCACGGTTACGGTTGCCCATAGTCGCACGCCGAATCTGAAAGAACTGACCCTCCAGGCCGACATTTTGGTGGCGGCGATCGGCGTCGCCAAGTTTGTGACGGCCGACATGGTGAAGCCAGGAGCGGTGGTCGTCGACGTGGGGATCAATCGCACCGATGACGGCCTTTGCGGCGACGTCGACTACGACGCCCTGCTGCAAGTCGCCGGAGCCGTCACGCCGGTGCCGGGTGGTGTCGGACGGCTGACGGTCACGATGCTGATGGAGAATACGCTTCAGGCCGCCATGATTCAGGCCGGCGGCTAA